One Microcoleus sp. AS-A8 DNA window includes the following coding sequences:
- a CDS encoding DUF3747 domain-containing protein, which produces MNISQWLRVAGLAVASLLSIGTLSPTTAATFDDAEVNGNNFIAVAAPYGDNKHQLLIIEQLSNRRPCWSETGSNPVSVDPLLLNFDFTGICGRSTDSNGYSLRMSGEDLGLDYILRIVERNGELVLLGTPRVNRSAAEVEIGSTKGMTNGFAKIILNPGWRFTRRTYQGKSLGHIYLTTDSSAPVASQSNTPPRPLPSSQPALSTPPPAPSTPPERELIFTKPGDDSTVPSIGVPSAPEPSSPATPERQIPVFVVPTN; this is translated from the coding sequence ATGAACATTTCACAATGGCTGCGAGTCGCTGGGCTAGCTGTCGCTTCCTTGCTTTCCATCGGTACTTTGAGTCCGACAACCGCCGCGACTTTTGACGACGCAGAAGTTAACGGCAATAATTTCATTGCTGTCGCAGCTCCCTACGGCGACAACAAGCATCAACTACTGATTATTGAACAACTTTCAAATCGCCGACCTTGCTGGAGTGAAACTGGCAGCAACCCGGTTAGTGTCGATCCTCTACTCCTAAACTTTGACTTTACAGGGATTTGTGGGCGTAGCACCGATAGTAATGGCTATTCGCTCCGCATGAGTGGTGAAGACCTCGGTTTAGACTATATTCTCAGAATCGTTGAGCGTAATGGGGAATTGGTGCTACTTGGGACACCCCGTGTCAATCGCAGTGCAGCAGAAGTTGAAATTGGCAGCACGAAGGGCATGACGAACGGTTTTGCCAAGATCATTCTCAACCCAGGTTGGCGGTTTACGAGAAGAACCTATCAAGGAAAGTCATTAGGCCATATCTACCTGACGACTGATTCATCAGCTCCGGTAGCTTCCCAGTCGAATACGCCACCTCGACCTCTACCGAGTTCTCAACCTGCCCTTTCCACGCCTCCACCTGCACCATCAACCCCTCCTGAGCGGGAGTTGATTTTTACCAAGCCTGGAGATGACTCAACGGTTCCATCAATCGGGGTTCCGAGCGCTCCAGAGCCGTCGTCTCCTGCTACGCCAGAGCGTCAGATTCCTGTGTTTGTGGTGCCAACCAACTAG
- the xth gene encoding exodeoxyribonuclease III — protein sequence MKIATWNVNSIRTRLGQVVDWLQANPVDVLCLQETKVVDADFPRSPLENLGYHLYVSGQKSYNGVALLSQTPVSDISMGFAPVLGVEVVGDLDEQKRVITGIVGNVRIVNLYVPNGSAVGSDKYHYKLRWLKVLQEYLKALLEKQPNELCVCGDFNIAPDDRDIHDPKGRDLDIMASPTERQALRDVLEVGLADAFRKFTAEAGHFTWWDYRTRAFSRDRGWRIDHHYLTPNLYDRAISCTIDKAPRQLEQPSDHTPVIVEF from the coding sequence ATGAAAATCGCTACTTGGAACGTCAACTCAATTCGCACTCGCCTGGGACAGGTGGTGGATTGGTTGCAAGCTAACCCCGTCGATGTGCTTTGCCTGCAAGAAACGAAAGTGGTGGATGCTGATTTTCCGCGATCGCCCTTGGAAAACCTCGGCTACCACCTCTACGTTTCTGGGCAAAAATCCTACAATGGCGTTGCTCTCCTCAGTCAAACCCCCGTCTCGGACATTAGCATGGGGTTTGCTCCCGTGTTAGGTGTCGAGGTAGTCGGAGATTTAGATGAACAAAAACGAGTGATCACGGGTATCGTCGGAAATGTTCGCATTGTGAATCTCTATGTGCCGAATGGTTCGGCAGTGGGAAGCGATAAATACCATTACAAACTTCGTTGGCTCAAGGTGCTACAGGAATACCTGAAAGCCTTGTTAGAGAAACAGCCCAATGAGCTTTGTGTCTGTGGAGACTTTAACATTGCCCCAGACGACCGGGATATCCACGACCCCAAAGGTAGAGATCTCGACATTATGGCTTCCCCTACGGAACGCCAAGCCTTACGGGATGTTTTAGAGGTGGGGTTAGCCGATGCCTTTCGCAAATTTACCGCAGAGGCAGGTCATTTTACTTGGTGGGATTATCGTACCCGTGCCTTCAGCCGCGATCGCGGTTGGCGGATTGACCATCACTACCTCACCCCCAACCTCTATGATCGGGCTATCAGTTGCACCATTGATAAAGCGCCCAGGCAACTTGAGCAACCCAGTGACCATACTCCAGTCATTGTTGAGTTTTAG
- a CDS encoding SDR family oxidoreductase, which produces MYLVTGATGQIGRRVVRLLRERELPVRAFVRLTSRYGELESRGAELFIGDLGEEKDIQKACKGVQYIISTHGSGTGSAQTLDYRANIELIDQAKEQGVQHFVFISVLGSDRGYEDAPVFKAKRAVEKYLEASGLNYTILRPSGLASNLIPLAEQFRQTGIYLLNGDGKNRTSIVSTDDLAQMAVDSITVEGARNQIFAVGGPDVLKREDIPRIFSRIFNREPMIINPPLFVFDGLRNALGFVNPQTRKGLGTLRTLLANEFFCTSEEIAKLESVYNLKLESLESFLRRYLGT; this is translated from the coding sequence ATGTACTTAGTCACTGGAGCCACAGGACAAATCGGACGCCGCGTCGTGCGCCTCTTGCGGGAGCGAGAGCTACCAGTACGAGCCTTTGTCCGCCTTACTTCTCGCTATGGAGAGCTAGAAAGCCGGGGTGCTGAACTGTTTATCGGTGACTTGGGGGAGGAAAAAGATATCCAGAAAGCCTGCAAGGGGGTTCAGTATATCATTAGTACTCATGGTTCTGGAACCGGCAGTGCCCAAACCTTAGACTACCGAGCCAATATCGAGCTGATTGACCAAGCCAAAGAACAGGGTGTGCAGCACTTTGTGTTTATCTCGGTATTGGGAAGCGATCGCGGTTATGAAGATGCCCCAGTCTTCAAAGCCAAGCGAGCCGTGGAAAAGTACTTGGAAGCAAGTGGGCTGAATTATACCATCTTGCGTCCTTCCGGGTTGGCATCGAACCTTATTCCCCTGGCAGAACAATTTCGGCAAACGGGGATTTATCTACTCAATGGTGATGGCAAAAACCGAACTTCAATTGTGAGTACGGACGATTTGGCGCAGATGGCTGTTGATTCTATTACGGTAGAAGGGGCACGGAATCAAATCTTTGCTGTAGGGGGGCCAGATGTTCTGAAGCGGGAAGATATCCCTCGCATTTTTAGCCGCATCTTTAACCGCGAGCCGATGATTATTAATCCACCCTTGTTCGTGTTTGATGGCCTCAGAAATGCTCTAGGTTTTGTTAATCCTCAAACCCGAAAGGGCTTGGGTACGTTGCGGACATTGCTAGCCAATGAATTTTTCTGCACATCAGAAGAGATTGCTAAGCTGGAGTCAGTTTACAACTTAAAGCTAGAATCTTTGGAAAGTTTCTTGAGGCGTTATTTGGGAACTTAG
- a CDS encoding response regulator: MVMKVDMECSLGSDDQAVAQQPLVLVVDDNEDNLSLLAFLVEQLDCQILTAVDGKTALDLVESHQPSLILLDMMLPDLDGLEVLSRIRQNPVKAKIPVIAVTAMARQQDRERILSAGCNEYVTKPYNVDEIDALMRRYLGQ; this comes from the coding sequence ATGGTTATGAAAGTGGATATGGAATGTTCTCTTGGCAGCGATGATCAGGCCGTTGCCCAACAGCCATTAGTTTTAGTCGTAGATGATAATGAAGATAATTTATCATTGCTCGCTTTCTTGGTCGAGCAACTCGATTGCCAAATTCTGACGGCTGTAGATGGTAAGACGGCGTTGGATTTAGTGGAAAGTCACCAACCATCCCTAATCTTACTCGATATGATGCTGCCGGATTTAGACGGATTGGAAGTCTTATCTCGCATCAGGCAGAACCCTGTGAAGGCTAAGATTCCGGTGATTGCCGTGACAGCGATGGCACGACAACAAGACCGAGAGCGCATTTTATCAGCAGGCTGCAATGAATACGTGACTAAGCCTTACAACGTTGATGAAATAGACGCATTGATGCGACGTTATCTGGGCCAATAA
- a CDS encoding NAD-dependent succinate-semialdehyde dehydrogenase, whose protein sequence is MGIATINPATGETIKTFEAESAESIAEKLALAQQTFEQYRKTSMQQRAEWLNKAAQILERDKVSFGKIMTTEMGKTLKSAIAETEKCALVCRYYAEHAADFLADVAVSTDASKSFVRYQPLGLILAVMPWNFPFWQVFRFAAPALMAGNVGLLKHASNVPQCALAIEQIFREAGFPEGAFQTLLVGADQVASIINDARVKAATLTGSEAAGASLAATAGKQIKKTVLELGGSDPFIVLESADLEAAVTTAVTARMLNTGQSCIAAKRFIVVDAIADEFERRLMEKFQALKIGDPMDENTDVGPLATPGILKDLDELVQVCIEKGSKVVTGGHFLADRPGNFYPPTILSDFPPGTPADEEEFFGPVALLFRVPDIDAAIARANASPFGLGASAWTTDEQEAQRLIDEVEAGAVFINGLVKSDPRLPFGGIKRSGYGRELGIQGIHEFVNIKTVWIK, encoded by the coding sequence ATGGGTATCGCCACGATTAACCCAGCAACCGGGGAGACCATCAAAACATTTGAGGCCGAGAGCGCTGAGTCCATTGCAGAAAAACTAGCACTAGCACAACAGACGTTTGAGCAATATCGCAAAACGTCAATGCAACAACGAGCCGAATGGCTGAATAAAGCCGCCCAGATTTTGGAGCGAGACAAGGTCAGCTTCGGTAAGATCATGACCACTGAAATGGGGAAAACCCTGAAAAGTGCGATCGCTGAAACCGAAAAATGCGCCTTAGTTTGCCGCTACTACGCCGAACACGCGGCGGACTTTCTCGCTGACGTTGCCGTATCGACGGACGCCAGTAAGAGCTTTGTGCGTTACCAACCTTTGGGGCTAATTCTCGCGGTAATGCCTTGGAATTTCCCCTTTTGGCAGGTCTTCCGCTTCGCCGCCCCCGCCCTGATGGCGGGCAATGTTGGGTTACTTAAACACGCATCTAATGTACCGCAATGCGCTTTAGCGATCGAACAAATCTTCCGAGAAGCCGGATTTCCGGAAGGCGCGTTTCAAACCTTATTGGTTGGTGCAGACCAAGTGGCATCGATTATTAATGATGCGCGAGTCAAAGCGGCAACCTTAACGGGGAGTGAAGCGGCAGGAGCGAGTCTAGCCGCAACAGCGGGTAAGCAAATTAAGAAAACCGTTTTGGAACTGGGTGGAAGTGACCCCTTTATTGTCCTAGAAAGTGCCGATCTAGAAGCAGCGGTGACAACGGCTGTTACAGCGCGGATGCTCAATACCGGTCAATCTTGCATTGCGGCGAAACGATTTATTGTCGTGGATGCGATTGCCGATGAATTTGAGCGACGCCTGATGGAGAAATTTCAGGCGTTAAAAATCGGTGACCCCATGGATGAGAATACAGATGTTGGCCCCTTAGCGACGCCTGGGATTCTCAAAGATTTAGACGAACTCGTGCAAGTTTGCATTGAAAAAGGGTCAAAAGTCGTTACAGGCGGACATTTCCTCGCCGATCGCCCCGGCAATTTTTATCCACCCACGATTTTGAGTGACTTCCCACCAGGGACGCCAGCAGACGAAGAGGAATTTTTTGGGCCAGTGGCGTTACTGTTTCGAGTGCCGGATATTGATGCCGCGATCGCTAGAGCCAATGCATCCCCCTTTGGACTGGGAGCTAGTGCCTGGACAACCGATGAACAAGAAGCCCAACGCCTGATTGACGAGGTTGAAGCGGGTGCTGTCTTTATCAATGGCTTAGTCAAATCCGATCCCCGTTTACCGTTTGGTGGCATCAAACGCTCCGGTTATGGACGCGAACTCGGCATTCAAGGCATCCATGAATTTGTCAACATTAAAACAGTTTGGATTAAGTAA
- a CDS encoding zinc-dependent dehydrogenase, giving the protein MKAQVFRGVNQLSYEEVPVPELHADEVLVQVRVVGLCQSDIKKIRYPLYEPPRIYGHETAGVIAAVGDEVTGWQVGQRVVVMHHIPCMRCGYCLNDNFSMCDVYKNISTTAGFVPSGGGFADYVKVPGHIVRNGGLIPIPEGVSFEQASFVEPTNCCLKAVKKAQVNPGQTILVTGAGPIGLMFIMLVKYFGAKAIATDLIPARIEKAQAVGAEAAFDARDPDLQAKIFALTEGMGVDTTLLAVPSEKAFFQALDCTRKGGKIVFFAEFPDEVEIPINPNILYRREIDLMGSYSSSYRIQSLATDIVFNRRIDVDALISDRYPLQNLADAVERAIAPTPDTYKILIYPQLE; this is encoded by the coding sequence ATGAAGGCGCAAGTATTCCGAGGGGTTAATCAACTGAGTTACGAAGAGGTGCCTGTTCCCGAACTTCACGCCGATGAGGTGCTGGTGCAGGTGCGAGTAGTGGGACTTTGTCAGTCGGATATCAAAAAAATTCGTTATCCCCTATATGAGCCTCCGCGCATCTACGGACATGAAACGGCGGGTGTGATTGCTGCTGTCGGAGACGAGGTTACCGGTTGGCAGGTGGGGCAACGGGTTGTGGTGATGCACCATATCCCTTGTATGCGCTGCGGCTACTGCCTCAATGACAATTTCTCGATGTGCGACGTTTATAAAAATATCTCTACAACAGCAGGGTTTGTGCCTAGCGGTGGCGGCTTTGCCGACTATGTCAAAGTTCCGGGACATATCGTCCGCAATGGGGGGTTAATTCCGATCCCAGAGGGAGTCAGTTTTGAACAAGCGAGTTTTGTCGAACCCACAAACTGCTGTCTTAAGGCGGTGAAAAAAGCCCAGGTTAACCCCGGTCAAACCATTTTGGTCACTGGGGCGGGTCCGATTGGACTGATGTTTATTATGTTGGTGAAGTACTTTGGAGCAAAAGCGATCGCCACTGACCTCATCCCTGCCCGGATTGAGAAAGCCCAGGCGGTGGGGGCTGAGGCGGCTTTTGATGCGCGTGATCCCGACTTACAAGCTAAAATCTTCGCTCTCACCGAGGGTATGGGTGTGGATACAACCCTACTCGCTGTTCCCAGTGAGAAAGCGTTTTTCCAAGCCTTAGACTGTACCCGCAAAGGCGGCAAAATTGTATTTTTTGCTGAATTTCCCGACGAGGTGGAAATTCCCATTAATCCCAATATCCTCTATCGCCGGGAAATCGATCTGATGGGGAGTTATAGTTCTTCTTATCGCATTCAGTCCTTAGCTACGGATATTGTCTTCAACCGACGCATTGATGTGGACGCCCTAATTAGCGATCGCTACCCTCTGCAAAATTTAGCCGATGCGGTTGAACGTGCGATCGCCCCAACGCCGGATACTTACAAAATCTTGATTTATCCTCAGTTAGAGTAG
- a CDS encoding DUF2294 domain-containing protein, with product MTQESSKPTRGQLERLLSQRLQALYRDQLGHQPGKVTCQIFDEKLALIIEDSITPPEQLLADRGQADLAQQVRSELDEAIKPGLKALIEEVLGVSVLDLLSDATLETGRTGIIAVLEVTPEVRNPEAVPKLKK from the coding sequence ATGACACAGGAGTCTTCCAAGCCTACCCGAGGGCAGTTAGAACGCCTGCTTTCACAGCGACTCCAGGCTTTGTATCGCGACCAGTTAGGGCATCAGCCGGGGAAAGTGACTTGTCAAATCTTTGATGAAAAGCTGGCCTTGATTATTGAAGACTCGATTACTCCACCCGAACAACTCCTAGCGGATAGGGGTCAAGCTGACTTAGCGCAACAAGTTCGTTCAGAATTGGATGAGGCCATCAAACCCGGCCTAAAAGCCTTGATTGAGGAAGTACTCGGTGTCTCTGTCCTGGACCTTCTCAGCGATGCTACCCTAGAGACCGGTCGCACTGGCATCATCGCTGTTTTAGAGGTTACACCAGAAGTTCGGAATCCTGAAGCAGTTCCCAAGCTCAAGAAATAG
- a CDS encoding response regulator — translation MDDLDFCPCCELTYGGASDNPRSIASKPLILVVDDDEDNLLLLAYTLEPLGFGLLTASDGVTALRKAHAYQPNLILLDILMPYMNGMEVVIQLRKDAKMRTVPVIAVTALARKEDRERLLFAGFNDYLSKPYMIEEIEALVRHYLPLPVSIS, via the coding sequence ATGGATGACTTGGATTTTTGCCCCTGTTGTGAACTCACGTATGGCGGTGCTAGTGATAATCCACGCTCTATCGCCAGCAAGCCGCTCATTTTAGTCGTTGATGATGATGAAGACAATTTGTTGCTGTTGGCTTACACGCTGGAACCGTTAGGCTTTGGTTTACTCACCGCATCTGATGGTGTAACAGCTCTACGAAAAGCGCACGCTTATCAGCCGAATTTAATTTTGCTGGATATTCTCATGCCTTACATGAATGGTATGGAGGTAGTCATTCAACTCAGGAAAGACGCAAAAATGAGGACGGTTCCTGTCATTGCTGTGACCGCCTTAGCCCGAAAAGAAGACAGAGAACGTCTTCTTTTCGCAGGGTTTAATGACTACCTGAGCAAGCCCTATATGATCGAAGAAATTGAAGCCTTAGTCCGGCATTATCTCCCCTTGCCCGTTTCTATTTCTTGA
- a CDS encoding acetolactate synthase large subunit, translating to MGEINTAELLVRCLENEGVEYVFGLPGEENLHVLEALKHSSIKFITTRHEQGAAFMADLYGRLTGKAGVCLSTLGPGATNLMTGVADANLDGAPLVAITGQVGTDRMHIESHQYLDLVAMFAPVTKWNAQIVRPSNTAEIVRKAFKIAQSEKPGAVHIDLPENIAAMPVVGQPLAKDEREKTYASFRSIGKAAVAISKAKNPLILVGNGAIRAGASEALTEFATRMNIPVVNSFMGKGVIPYTHPLALWTVGLQQRDHVSCAFDQADLIIAVGYDLVEYSPKKWNPEGKIPIIHIGMSPAEIDSSYIPLVEVVGDISDSLAEIMKQADREGKTISYAVELRADIRADYELYANDEGFPIKPQKVIYDLRQVMGPDDIVISDVGAHKMWMARQYHCDRPNTCIISNGFAAMGIALPGAIGAKLVYPERNVVAVTGDGGFMMNCQELETALRVGTPFVTLIFNDGGYGLIEWKQQNHFGDSAFIRFGNPDFVKFAESMGLKGYRVNSAAELIPTLKEALAQDVPTVIDCPVDYGENLRFTQKAGDLNCKI from the coding sequence ATGGGCGAAATAAACACCGCTGAACTGTTGGTCCGTTGCCTGGAAAATGAAGGAGTCGAATATGTTTTTGGACTTCCGGGCGAAGAGAATCTCCACGTTCTAGAGGCGCTCAAACATTCTTCAATTAAATTCATTACAACCCGTCATGAACAGGGTGCCGCCTTTATGGCAGACCTTTATGGACGCTTGACAGGAAAGGCTGGAGTTTGCCTTTCTACGCTGGGCCCAGGCGCAACTAACTTAATGACAGGTGTTGCGGATGCCAACTTAGATGGAGCACCATTGGTGGCTATCACCGGTCAGGTAGGAACCGACCGAATGCACATTGAATCCCACCAATACTTAGATTTGGTGGCGATGTTCGCTCCTGTAACTAAATGGAATGCCCAGATTGTTCGCCCTAGTAATACAGCAGAAATTGTCCGCAAGGCGTTTAAAATTGCTCAGAGCGAAAAACCGGGAGCGGTTCACATCGACTTGCCGGAAAACATTGCCGCTATGCCAGTAGTCGGTCAACCTCTGGCTAAAGATGAGCGAGAAAAAACCTATGCCTCTTTTCGCAGTATCGGTAAAGCGGCTGTGGCTATTTCTAAGGCGAAAAATCCCCTGATTCTTGTGGGGAATGGAGCCATTCGGGCCGGTGCGAGTGAAGCGCTAACGGAATTTGCAACTCGGATGAATATTCCCGTTGTGAACAGTTTTATGGGCAAAGGTGTGATTCCTTATACTCATCCCTTAGCGCTATGGACGGTCGGATTACAACAACGCGACCATGTGAGTTGTGCTTTTGATCAAGCCGATTTAATCATTGCTGTGGGTTACGATTTAGTTGAATATTCGCCTAAGAAGTGGAATCCAGAAGGCAAGATTCCGATCATTCATATTGGCATGTCCCCCGCAGAAATTGATAGCAGCTATATTCCCTTAGTGGAAGTGGTCGGAGATATTTCTGATTCGCTCGCTGAAATTATGAAACAGGCGGATCGGGAAGGCAAAACCATATCCTATGCCGTGGAATTACGGGCGGATATTCGAGCCGACTACGAGTTGTATGCGAACGACGAAGGTTTCCCAATCAAGCCGCAAAAAGTAATTTATGACCTGCGGCAGGTGATGGGGCCTGATGATATCGTGATTTCTGATGTCGGTGCTCATAAGATGTGGATGGCGCGTCAGTATCATTGCGATCGCCCCAACACTTGTATCATCTCCAATGGCTTTGCCGCCATGGGAATTGCCCTGCCAGGAGCAATAGGGGCTAAACTGGTATATCCGGAACGGAACGTTGTTGCCGTCACGGGTGATGGCGGATTTATGATGAACTGTCAGGAATTGGAGACAGCATTGAGGGTAGGAACGCCATTCGTAACGCTGATTTTCAATGATGGTGGTTATGGCTTGATTGAGTGGAAGCAACAAAATCACTTTGGCGACTCCGCATTCATCCGCTTTGGCAATCCGGATTTTGTCAAATTTGCGGAAAGTATGGGGTTAAAAGGATATCGGGTTAATTCGGCGGCAGAGTTGATTCCAACTTTGAAAGAAGCGCTGGCTCAAGATGTTCCGACGGTGATTGATTGCCCGGTAGACTACGGCGAAAATCTCCGCTTTACCCAAAAAGCTGGGGATTTGAATTGCAAGATTTAG